Genomic DNA from Caldicellulosiruptor hydrothermalis 108:
TGCAATAAAGAATTTCAGGATAGCAGCAGGATTTGAGGAAGGCGAATTTGAAGGGTTTGTTTTTCAAGATAGCGATGTTGCAAAGTGGCTTGAAGCAGCTTCATATGTTCTTGAAAAGTACCCAAATCCTGATTTGGAAAAGAAGATTGACGAGGTCATAGAGCTGATTGGTAAGGCTCAGTGGGAAGATGGATACCTCAATACATATTTTACCATCAAAGAAAAGGGTAAAAGGTGGACCAATTTAGAAGAGTGTCATGAGCTTTACACTGCAGGGCACATGATAGAGGCAGGTTGTGCACATTTTCTGGCAACTGGCAAAACAAGCCTTTTGGAGATTGTAAAAAAGCTTGCAGACCACATATACAGCATTTTTGGCAAAGAAGAAGGTAAAATCCCTGGGTATGATGGTCATCCAGAGATTGAACTTGCGCTTGTAAAGCTCTATGAAGTGACAGGGGATAGAAAATATTTAGAGCTTGCAAAGTTTTTTGTTGATGAAAGAGGTCAAGAGCCTTACTACTTTGATATTGAGTATGAAAAAAGAGAGAAAAAAAGTCACTGGCCAGGGTTTAAAAGTCTTGGCAGGGAGTATTTGCAGGCACACAAACCTTTAAGGCAGCAGAAAGAGGCTGTTGGTCATGCAGTCAGAGCAGTTTATCTTTATTCTGGGGCTGCAGATGTTGCAGCATATACACAGGATAAAGAGCTTTTTGATGTGTGCAAGACTCTCTTTGATGACATAGTCAAGAGGAAGATGTATATTACAGGTGCAATTGGTTCATCTGCTCATGGTGAGGCATTTACATTTGAGTATGATTTGCCAAGTGATGCAGCGTATGCTGAGACTTGTGCATCTGTAGGTCTTATCTTTTTTGCGCATCGCTTAAACAAAATAGAGCCGCATGCTAAGTATTACGATGTTGTAGAAAGGGCTCTTTATAACACCGTTATTGGTTCTATGTCGCAGGATGGTAAAAAGTATTTTTATGTGAACCCTCTTGAGGTATATCCGAAAGAAGTGGAAAAGAGGTTTGACAGACACCACGTAAAACCCGAACGTCAACCTTGGTTTGGATGTGCGTGCTGTCCGCCAAATGTTGCAAGGCTTTTAGCGTCTTTAGGAAGGTATGTTTATAGCTACAACCATGATGGGATTTACGTGAATTTATACATTGGCAGCAGTGTCCAGGTTGAAGTAGGTGGTGTTAAGGTTTTACTCCAACAAGTCTCAAGTTATCCTTTTGAAGACATGGTCAAGATAGATTTAAAACCTTCAAAAGAGGCAAGATTTAAGCTTTATCTTAGGATTCCAGGCTGGTGTGAAAACTATGAGGTTTATGTAAATGGGAAGAAAGAGGAGATGCAGAAACTGCCCAGCGGCTATGTTTGCATTGAGAGGTTGTGGAAAGAAAATGACCAAGTTGTATTAAAGATTCCAACAGAGGTTAAGATGGTAAGTTCACACCCGCAGGTGAGGAGTAATGTAGGTAAAGTAGCAGTTGTGAAAGGCCCGGTTGTATTTTGTGCAGAAGAAGCAGACAATGGCAAGGATTTGCATTTGGTTTTTGTTGATGTAAATGGCAAATGCAAGTTAGAATTCGATAGCAATATTTTAGGAGGTTTGTACACAGTTGAAGTAGATGGTTTTAGGATGGCAGAAGATGATTTTGGAGAAGAGCTTTACAAGAGTCACAGGCCAAAGTTTGTTCCAGCAAAAATAAAGCTCATTCCTTATTATGCTTGGGCAAATAGGGGGACTAATGAGATGAGGGTGTGGCTGTGGCGATCGTCTTTTTAAGCAAAACTTTTGATGACGAAAAGGCAGAAGATTTAAATTTGTGGTAAAATAACTCTAAACAAATGAAATTTGAGAAGTGAGTTTAAAGATGCAACTGAGCAAAATCTTGTTTATGTTATTTTCAATAGCCTTTGCAACAGGTGTTATTGATAAAATCTTTGGTGACAAGCTCAAACTTGGGTCAAAAATTGAAGAAGGCTTTATAATCATGGCAAAAGCCGTTTTTTCGATGCTGGGCATTCTTTATTTATATCCATTTTTGGGTATGTTGCTGGTAAAACCTTCAAAGTTTTTAGCGCAGCTTTTTCATACCGACAGTGCAATATTAATTTCTTGTTTTTTACCTATAGATATGGGTGGGTATCATATATCCCAGCAAGTATCAAAAGATGAAATGGCTAAGGTAATAGGCGGTATTCTACTTAGCTCAAATTTGGGAGCAACCATTGGTTTTACATACCCTGTTGCATTTGGAATTTTAAAAGGTGAGTCAAAAGAGGATTTTATAAAAGGAAGTCTTATTGGAATTGGATGTATTCCCATTGCAGTCGTGTTTACAAGCATGCTTTGGGGATATAATGTACTGAGGACATTAAAACTGGTAGCTATTGTTGTGATTGTTACTTTTGTGCTTGCCATTGGGGTTTCAAGAGGATGGCGTTTTTTGATAACTGCAATGAAATTTTTGGGTAGTACAATGACCTTTGTTAACCTTGTAGGACTTGCGTTATTGGGATACCATATATTAACAAGCAAAGCTTTATTTCCTATAAAAACAGCTTTGCAAGACTGTATAGTCCTTCCGCTTAAAATGGCAGTTTTAATTGGTGGCAGCTATGTATTTTTTACAGTTATATACAATTTTCTAATAAATAGATTCAGGCTTTTGAAAGGTTCATATACTTTAAATCAAGCAGGGCTGGAAGGAATGTTGATGCTGCTTGTGAACTGTGTTCCTACACTTTACCTTTTTGATAAGATGGACAAAAGGTCAAAAATTTTAGCATCTGCCCTGTGCATGACGGCAGCTTCGGCATTGGGTCCTCAGCTGGCATTTGTGGCAACATTTGCTCCTGCCCATGTTTCGCTTTTTCTTCTGAACAAGCTCATAAGCGCAGCTGTAGCGGTTGCAGCCACGCTTATATATTTAAAATTTGGCAAATAAAAAAAGAGGCTTTTTAGCCTCTTTTTTGCAATAAGGTTTGTTTTGTCTTCTTTAGAGTTAGTGTTTTTTACCTCTTGTGCCTCTTTTAAGTCTTTTGCAAAGTAATGATACACAAGCACAGGAATCTTAATCTGATCCTTTTGTGCAAAAGTTTGCGCAGGAAATACTACCATAACTGCAAACGCTAATAAAGTTAGTAGCAATATATAGAATCCCTTTTTCATTGCCACGTCACCTTCTTTTGAGCATACATAAGAGACATCGCAATAAAAAAATTATAAAAGTAGTTTGTGTGAATTTGTTTAAAAAAATATTACAAAAGTTGGGTAAGGCAGATTGAGAGATGAAAGGGATAAAAAAAGACTGCCGCACTTTTATCAAATATCAAATTATGCGGCAGCCCAAGATATTAATTTACATAATTACATGTTTATTTTATTTGCTGCATTTTAGTAACAAAATTCTCGATTAATTTCAAAAGACCGACTAAGTCTACCTGACTGGATTGTTGTTTTATCATATTTTGAGAAATTTGAGGAAACTTAACGTCATTTCCTGTCAAAATATTTGTTATTTCAACTCTTGATGAAACTCCACCACCGGTTGCAAGTGAATTTTTAATTATTATCTTTACAACTTTTCCTGTCTTTTCGTCAACATAAAAGCTTATCTTATAATCATCCAATTTTATTGAGCTAATAAGCTTGGAAAGATTGCTTTCAAGCTGTTTTGAAATCTCGCTTGATGAGAGTTTACTTACATCGATGTTTAAAGATCTCAAAGCCTTCTTTTCATCGTCTGTCAAAGATTTTAAATAAACATCGAGCATAATGCTTAGCTGAGAAAGTGCAGATTTTGAAGATGTAGATAAAAATTCTTTAAACGCAGGTTCTAAAACCTTGCTTGGCAAGGTAGCGCTAAGTTGCCAGCAGCTTATCTTTTTTGAACCAACAGATGTTGTTGTCTTGTACGCACTTTTTACAATTGAAGATGATTGAGAGTTTAAGTAGTTCAATATGCTCTGGTAAAACTTGCTTATAGGCTGAGAAATCGAGCTGTCAAGCATATTGATGCTTATCCAAAAAGTAGCTGGTATGGTGCTAAGCACGTACTTGTTATCCTTTGGGTCTTGTGTGTAAATATTTTGTCCATTCAAGAAAACTATTTTGTTTACACTGTCCTTTTTTGTTTGAACAAAGAATTTTTTATTTTTTCTGTCAAAAGAAACCTTATAAGTTTTTGTTTCATTGACAATAAGATTTAAACCATATCCAAAAGATTTTTGCCCGGTTGAGGTGGTGATTATGTCACATGAAAGAGGAGAGTCAGGATTTAGAATTTTTGAAAGCTCTGCTTTGAAAGTTTTTTCTAACAAAGATGCTTGGGCTTGCTGACTCGATATAGCAAAAATTGAAGATGATAGCGAAAAGGTTATAAAGCAAATTGTCACAATCACTGAAAGTACCCTTGCAGCTCTTATCATTGTTTCACCTCCAGGAATTTTGAATAGGAATATTCCAAATAATATTATATCACTCTTCGAAAAAAATGACTATCAGTTTTGTTTTTTGTCATCCCTCTTTTTATCTTTTGAAATTTTATTTCTAACTGTTTGAGCACTGATTTCAGTAGTGCTTGATGCCCTGGCAAGTTCTTTTAAAACACCTACAAAAATTTTGCATCCTGCTGCAACGTTTGCGACAGCTTAAGGGGTGCGTAAAATGAGCCAAGTAACATTTTTAACTTATTATGTTACTAAGTAAACATAATAAATATACATAAATAGTGAAAATTATAGTCGACCAATGTTTTAAATCAAGAACATCAATTGGATTTCCAAGTAAATTGCTTGTCTTTCTTAAAAACCATTGAATTGGAAAGGTAAAAAGGGTAAAATTAGACTAACGAAAGGGGCAGTAGATAAATTCTCGTTTAGAAAGGATGAAAAGGATGTATGAAAGAAACTTCGGTTGATTTATGGATAAAGGATTTTATAGAGCTTACTGATACCCAGTTTGAAAGGTTTGAGCAGGCAATAAAATCAGAAAGAGGATTTTGGCTATACGATATCAAAGAAAAGAAGATTTATCTGTCAGACGGCGTTGTGTATCTTACAATACAAAGTGAGAATATTGAGGACTATGTCAAAAAGCTTATGGCTGAAAATGAATTTATCCACCTTTTAAATCTTGCAAAAGAAAGTATAGAGAATAAACAAAATGGTTTTTCTATCAGAGTAAAACTAAAGGAAGGCAGATGGATTTTTGTTTGTGCCACCATCCTCTATAAAAAGGGGATACCATTTAGGATAGTGGGGACATTTGAAGATGTAACACCCCATGTTTCATGTGATTTAAGACTGAACAGGTATATTGAGCTTATTGCATATTATGATGATGTAACTGGGCTTCCAAATAGAAACTTTTTAAACGAAAAGATTAGAGAGAGAATAGAGGAGAGCAAGAAAGAGAATTCAAAATTTTGGGTAATATTTATTGAGGTTGGTAATTTTAGTTATATCAATGAAATATTTGGACACGCAGTAGGAGATGAATTTTTAAAGTCGATAGCAATGGAGATAAAAAAGTTTTTGCCAAGAGAATGGATTTTCAGCAGGTTTGGCGGGGATGAATTTGTAGTAGTGACAACAGATGTAGAGAAAGCTTCGGTTGTACAAATTGTAGAAAATCTTGTAGAAAGATTTTCAAGAAGTTGGAGTGTAATGGGGAAGTGGTTATATACAAACATCAACATAGGGATTGCTGGATACCCGCAGGATGGCACAGAAGCTGATACAATTTTGCAAAATGCAGAAATTGCCCTCACAATGGCCAAAAAGCGTGGAAAGGATATGGGCAAAAGTCTTTATGAGTTTTACGAAAGGTCTATGACAGAAGAGATTTTGAGAAGAGTTGAAATTGAGTCTGAAATCTTGAGAGGAATTCAAAATAAACAGTTCTTTTTAGTATATCAGCCAAAAGTATCCCGTGATGGTAGGACGGTAGTCGGTTTTGAGGCACTTCTGAGATGGAACTCCCAGAGAGGGATTTTGACCCCAGACAAGTTTATCCAGATTGCAGAAGAGAGCGGCCTTGTGTATGATTTAAACAGGCTCATATTGGATATTGTTTGCAGAGATATAAAATATATAAAAGAAAATGGTTTCAAGAAAGTGCCGGTTGCTATAAATTTGTCAGGCAAAGAGTTTGCCATGTATAATATGATAGGTATTTTAAGCGAATATCTGGAAAAACACGATGTGACTTCTAAAGATATTGAGATAGAAGTAACTGAAAGGATAATTTTGAATAATTTAGAACTTTCAAAAGAAATTTTTAATGAACTTTATGAAAAAGGCATTAAGATTTCAATAGATGATTTTGGCACTGGTTATTCGTCCCTTGAGCTGCTTTTGACACTTCCTATTCATGCCCTTAAGATTGACAAAAAGTTTATAAGCAGAATAGAGTTTTTTGGTAATGAATATGTTATTGTTAAAAATATCATTTATATGGCAAAAGAAATGAATTTGAAAACAATTGCTGAAGGTGTTGAAAGAAAAGAACAATATGAGATATTAAAGGAATTGGGATGCGATGAATTTCAAGGCTATTATTTTTCAAAGCCGATGAGAATAGAAGAGGTAGCTGAGCTTAGAAAGCAAGATGAGAGTCTTGAAATACAATAAAGATAGTACTGTGTTTCTCATATTTTCCCATATACAATAGAAAATTACTTACAAAAAATTAAAAAGCAAAATAAACTTCTTTTAGGCACTTCGACTGACTACGATGGAAAGGTAATTTTGGTATTGAATCCAGGGTATTTTATAATCTAAAAGAGAAGGATGTGAAATTGTTCACGTACAACTTTTTTCACTCCTTCTCTTTTGTTCTTTTTGCATATATGTTACTATATTTTTAAAGAAACATGTATGCACAAGCAAAAGGGGAAAAGGGGGATTTTTATGGCAAAGTTTAGTATAGGAATTGATTTTGGGACACAGTCAGGAAGGGCAGTGCTTGTAAATGTGGAGACAGGTGAAGAGGTTGCAACAAGTGTGAAAGAGTACACTCATGGAGTTATGGACGAAAGTTTACCAGATGGTACAAAACTCCCTCATGACTGGGCACTTCAACATCCACAGGATTATATAGAAGTCTTGGCAACAACTGTTCCAGATGTCTTGAAAAAAGCAGGTGTTTCCAAAGACGATGTGATTGGAATAGGAATTGACTTTACAGCCTGTACAATGCTTCCTATCAAGAAAGATGGAACACCGCTTTGCATGATAGACAAATTCAAATCACATCCTCATGCCTATGTTAAGCTGTGGAAACACCATGCTGCTCAAAAGTATGCAAATAGGCTAAATCAAATAGCACAGGAGAGAGGAGAAAAGTTCTTACAAAGGTATGGTGGAAAGATTTCATCTGAGTGGCTTTTCCCAAAGATCATGCAAATATTAGAAGAAGCACCGGAAATTTATGAAGAAGCAGACAAGTTTATAGAGGCTGCTGACTGGGTTGTAATGAAGATGACAGGTGTTGAAAAGAGAAACTCATGCACAGCTGGATATAAAGCTATCTGGAGCAAGAGGGAAGGATATCCTTCAAAAGAGTTTTTCATGGCGCTTCATCCAAGGCTTGAAAATGTGGTTGACGAAAAGCTGTCACGCGACATATATCCTATCGGTCAAAAAGCTGGAGAGCTCACAGAAGAGATGGCAAAGCTAATGGGACTCAATCCTGGGACAGCTGTTGCAATTGCAAATGTGGATGCCCATGTATCTGTGCCAGCTGTTGGGATTACTGATATTGGCAAGATGCTAATGATAATCGGAACATCTACATGCCACATGCTTCTGTGGAACGAAGAGAAGATGGTGCCAGGCATCTGTGGATATGTTGAGGATGGTATTTTGCCTGGTTTTTATGGGTATGAGGCAGGTCAGAGCTGTGTTGGAGACCATTTTGAGTGGTTTGTTGAAAACTGCGTGCCACCAACATACTATGATGAAGCAAAGCAAAAAGGACTAAATATCTATCAGCTACTCAAAGAAAAAGCAAAGGTGCTAAGGCCCGGCCAAAGCGGTCTTTTGGCGCTTGACTGGTGGAATGGCAACAGGTCAATTCTGGTTGATGCAGACCTCACTGGTATGATGCTTGGCATGACCTTAACTACAAAGCCTGAGGAGATGTACAGGGCACTGATTGAGGCAACAGCGTATGGCACAAAGATAATAATTGACAACTTCAATGAACATGGCATTGAGGTAAGAGAACTTTATGCATGTGGAGGAATTGCTGAGAAAGACGAACTTTTGATGCAGATTTATGCTGATGTGACAGGACTTGAGATAAAGGTATCAGCATCACCTCAAACACCAGCACTTGGTTCTGCTATGTTTGGTGCAGTTGCTGCAGGAAAAGAAAAAGGTGGTTATGACAGCATATTTGAGGCTGCAAAGAAGATGGCAAAACTAAAAGACTATTCTTACAAACCAAATCCGCAAAACCATGAGATTTACAAAAAGCTATACAGAGAATACAGAATTCTTCACGACTATTTTGGCCGTGGAGCAAATGATGTGATGAAGAGACTAAAAGAGATAAAGGAAGAAGTTTCAAAGATATAGATCTTTAAGTCTTTTAACCATTCAAAAGCAGGCTGCCCTTTGAAAACTACCTTTGCTTTTTAGGGGCGGCCTGCAAGTTAAATAATGGTATTGATTTAAAAATTTTTAAGTGGTATGATAAAAATAAACTTGTATGGACAAGATGATGATAAAATGAGCAAAACCAAATATGAGATTATAAAAGATTTCATTATTGAAGGAATTAACTCTGGCAAGTTCAAAGAGGGCGAGAAAATTTATTCAGAGAATATGCTATCACGAAAGTTCAAAGTTTCGCGGCACACTGTAAGAAGAGCTATAATGGAGCTCGAATTTGAAGGACTTTTGGTGTCGCAGAAAGGAAGAGGCACGTTTGTTGCAAAGAAAAGTGCAGACAGCTCTAAATGCATTGCTGTTCTGACAACATTTATATCAGACTACATCTTTCCCCTGATTATAAGAGGAATTGAAAAGGTGATAGCACATGAAGGGTACGGTCTTTTGCTGTTTTCGACTGACAACAGCTATGAATTTGAAAGATATCACTTGGAGAGCATAATAAACAACCCAAACATAGACGCTGTCATAATAGAACCAACAAAAAGTACCTTGCCTTCCAAAAATCAAGAGCTTTATAGAAAACTCATACAAAAAGACATCCCTGTGATTTTCATCAATACTATTTTAGAAGAAATTGCTCAAAACTACATAATAACCAAAGACCAGTCAGCTGTTTACAGGCTTACATGCAGCCTCATAAAAAGCGGTTGCAAAAAGCTTCTTGGCATTTTCAAAGGCGACGATTTGCAAGGGATAAAAAGATACAGTGGTTTTGAAAAAGCGTGCAGGGAGGCACAGGCAGAGTTTGATGCAATCTTTTTCACAAGTGAGGAGTATAATTTTGTTCATAACAGAGCTGCTGAAGTCATATCAAGAGAGAGATTTGATGCAGCCGTTTGCTACAACGACAAGATTGCCCTTCCTCTTTGTGTAAAGCTAAAAGAAATGGGATTTAGAATTCCTCAGGATATATCTGTTACAGGATATGACAACTCACTTCTTTCTACACTGACAGATATAAAGCTCACAACTGTTGAGCATCCAAAAGAAAAGCTTGGAGAGATGGCAGCAAAGGCAGCAGTTGCCATGATAAAGAAGAATAGAAAAGGTGTCAAGGAAGAGGTTGAATGTGAGATAATCTTCAGAAATTCAACAAAAGGAGGATTTTGAAAATGCTTGAGAGTTTGAAAGAGCTTGTTTGTAAATACAATCTTTATCTTCCAAAATTTGGTCTTGTCACATGGACATCTGGTAACGTCTCAGCACGCGACCCTGAGACAAACCTTGTTGTTATAAAGCCATCGGGTGTTATGTATGATGATTTGACACCTGACAAGATGGTTGTTGTTGATATGGATGGAAATATAGTTGAAGGAAATTTAAAACCTTCAACAGACACACTTACACATCTTTATGTATACAAGCACATGCCACACATAAATGCTGTTGTCCATACTCATTCAAACTATGCAACAGCGTTTGCAGCCTTGGGCCAGCCAATAAAAGTGTATTTGACAGCAATTGCCGATGAGTTTGGCTGTGAGATTCCATGCGGACCGTATGCTCAGATTGGTGGTGAGGACATAGGCAAGGTGATAGTTGAGTATATAGGTTCAAGCCCGGCAATTCTTCTTCAGAACCATGGAGTTTTTACGATAGGCAAGACAGTTGATGAGGCAGTAAAAGCTGCTGTTATGGTAGAAGATGTAGCAAAAACAGTATTTATTGCAAAGATGATGGGCGAGCCTATCGAGATTCCACCTGAAGAGGTAAAAAGAGCTCATGAGAGGTACATGACAAAATATGGGCAAAAATAAAAAATTACTTTTCCCCCAGCACAAGAAAGGATTGTTAATACAACATAAGGCTGCCGTTTTCAAGTGGCAGCCTTGCTTGTTTTTTTACAGTCCAAATATTCTGCTTACAACCTCTTTTAGCTCTTCATCACTTATTGATGTATTTCTTCCATTTTCATATTGACTGTCTACCCACTCTTTGACCTTCTGAACCCTTGGGTCTTTTTTGTCAACCTGAATGTCAATGCCGCTATCTTTGAAATACCTGTTTATCCAGATTACAATTCCTGCAATGCCTGAGTATGCATCAATAATCACCTTAGGAGGCTTCCCCAGAATCTTTCCTGTATCAAATATATTGTAAATCTCCTCATCTTTCATAAGTCCATCTGCATGGATTCCTGCCCGTGTTGCGTTAAAGTTCTCACCGACAAAAGGCGTCATTGGAGGAATCTCATACCCGATTTCTTTTTTGAAATACTCAGCAATCTCAGATATCACAGCAACGTTCATGCCATCTGCCGACCCTCTTATCTGAATATATTCCATCACCATTGCCTCTAATGGAGTGTTGCCGGTTCGCTCACCTATTCCCAAAAGAGATGTGTTTACCATTGAGGCACCATAAAGCCATGCCATTGTTGAGTTTATGACTGCCTTGTAAAAATCGTTATGGCCATGCCATTCAAGCCACTCAGATGGCACTTCACCATAGTTCACAATGCCATAGATTATCTGTGGAACGCTTCTTGGCAGAGCCACACCCGGTATTGGTGATCCAAGCCCCAGCGTGTCACAGGCTCTGATTTTCACAGGCATATTTGCCTCTTTTGAAAGCTTCATAAGTTCATTAATAAACGGCAGGACAAACCCGTAAAAGTCTGCGCGTGTGATGTCTTCAAAATGGCAGCGTGGTATAATTCCTGCCTCAAGGGCTGATGAGACAATCTCTAAGTATTGCTTCATTGCCTGACTTCTTGTCATCTTTAATTTTTTGAAGATATGATAGTCAGAACATGAAACCAAAATTCCTGTTTCCTTGATACCAAGGCTCTTTACAATCTCAAAATCCTCTTTTTTTGCGCGAATCCAAGCGGTGACTTTTGGGAAATCATAACCTTTTTCCAAACACTTTAAAACTGCTTCTTTGTCCTGTTTTGAGTACACAAAAAACTCTGTATGAAGAATAACGCCACTCCCATTGTCAAGTTCATGCAAGTAGTCATAAATTCTACAAATTTGATCAACAGTGTACGGTGAGCGTGATTGCTGGCCGTCTCTGAAAGTTGTGTCGGTAATATAAAGTTTTTCTGGCACGTTCATGGGCACAATCCTGTGGTTGAATACAAGCCTTGGTACTTCATTGTAAGGATAGATGTTTCTGAAAAGATTTGGCTCTTCAACATCCCTGAACTGATACTCAATCTCAAGAATGTGAGTCTTTTGATTAAATTTTACATTCATAAAAAACAAACCTCCCTTTCAAAGCTTCGGGGGTTAGCTGACGGGTTCGGGCAGAAAGGGACTTTTGCCCTACAAGGCAAAAATGCCTTGATTCACCCCAAAAAGTGGGTCCCCCCTATCCTGTGCTTTTTACACAGGAATTCAGCTTTTTTTGATTTTATTTTTTTATTATGATTTTTATCATACCAGAAAAGCGGCAGTTTGGCAAGAAAGAATGTCTATACCTTCACAAGCTCATACTCTAAACTTCCAAGCCCAATCTCTTGAGCATGTTTTAGTGCAACTCTCCAGTCTGTGTCAGGATGAATGCTCTTGAACCTGTCAATTTTGCCATCAACCTCAATGTGTTTTGCTTTTTCAAATGCAGACCCAGCTGGTGTGAATGCAGAGCTATTTACAAGGTCAACACATGCCTTATCCAAGGCAACAGGGTCGAATGATGCTGCAATACCAATGTCTGGTGCAATAGGAATATCGTTGTGTGACCAGCAGTCACAGTCAGGCGAAATGTTCATGACAAAGTTTATATGAAAATGAGGCTTATCTTTTAAAACTGCATACGCATACTCAGCAATCTTCTCGCTTGCAATTGATGCAGCCTCATCCCACTTGACTGTTGCTGCACCGAACTGGCACACTGCAACGCACTGACCACATCCAACACATTTTTCATAGTCAATGACCGCTTTTTTCTTCTCATTCAAAGTTATAGCAAGCTGCGCACAGCTTTTGACGCACATTCCGCAGCCAACACATTTTGATGTCTTTATAACCGGCTTTGAGGATGAGTGCATAAAAAGCTTTCCACCGCGAGAGCCTGAACCCATTCCAATGTTTTTGATAGCGCCACCAAACCCTGTCATCTCATGACCTTTAAAGTGGTTCATTGAGATTATAATATCAGCATCTGCGATGGCAGAACCTATCTTTGCTTTTTGTGTATGCTTGAGGTTTACCTCAATTTCCCTGTACTCTGTTCCTTTCAAACCATCTGCGATGATTACATGACAGCCAAGCACAAGCGGGTTAAACCCATTTTCATACGCAGCTTCTAAGTGGTCCAGAGCATTGCTTCTTCTTCCCGTGTAAAGTGTGTTTGCATCTGTCACGAACGGTTTTCCACCAAGGCTTTTGATGAGTTTTACAATCCTTGCGACATAGTTTGGTCTTATATACGCAAGGTTTCCTGGTTCTCCAAAGTGGACCTTGATAGCGACAAACTTGTTTTTAAAATCGATTGTTTCAATCCCTGCCTTTTTCACAAGGTTTTCAAGCTTATCAAGCATATTATACCCTGGTTTGGTTTTAAAGTCTGTGAAATACACCTTTGATTTTGCCATTTTCCCTT
This window encodes:
- a CDS encoding glycoside hydrolase family 127 protein is translated as MKDKDFISYLNSPRIKDVSITDALWKKYIDLVKDVVVPYQWEILNDNVDIPVKSHAIKNFRIAAGFEEGEFEGFVFQDSDVAKWLEAASYVLEKYPNPDLEKKIDEVIELIGKAQWEDGYLNTYFTIKEKGKRWTNLEECHELYTAGHMIEAGCAHFLATGKTSLLEIVKKLADHIYSIFGKEEGKIPGYDGHPEIELALVKLYEVTGDRKYLELAKFFVDERGQEPYYFDIEYEKREKKSHWPGFKSLGREYLQAHKPLRQQKEAVGHAVRAVYLYSGAADVAAYTQDKELFDVCKTLFDDIVKRKMYITGAIGSSAHGEAFTFEYDLPSDAAYAETCASVGLIFFAHRLNKIEPHAKYYDVVERALYNTVIGSMSQDGKKYFYVNPLEVYPKEVEKRFDRHHVKPERQPWFGCACCPPNVARLLASLGRYVYSYNHDGIYVNLYIGSSVQVEVGGVKVLLQQVSSYPFEDMVKIDLKPSKEARFKLYLRIPGWCENYEVYVNGKKEEMQKLPSGYVCIERLWKENDQVVLKIPTEVKMVSSHPQVRSNVGKVAVVKGPVVFCAEEADNGKDLHLVFVDVNGKCKLEFDSNILGGLYTVEVDGFRMAEDDFGEELYKSHRPKFVPAKIKLIPYYAWANRGTNEMRVWLWRSSF
- the eutH gene encoding ethanolamine utilization protein EutH; the protein is MQLSKILFMLFSIAFATGVIDKIFGDKLKLGSKIEEGFIIMAKAVFSMLGILYLYPFLGMLLVKPSKFLAQLFHTDSAILISCFLPIDMGGYHISQQVSKDEMAKVIGGILLSSNLGATIGFTYPVAFGILKGESKEDFIKGSLIGIGCIPIAVVFTSMLWGYNVLRTLKLVAIVVIVTFVLAIGVSRGWRFLITAMKFLGSTMTFVNLVGLALLGYHILTSKALFPIKTALQDCIVLPLKMAVLIGGSYVFFTVIYNFLINRFRLLKGSYTLNQAGLEGMLMLLVNCVPTLYLFDKMDKRSKILASALCMTAASALGPQLAFVATFAPAHVSLFLLNKLISAAVAVAATLIYLKFGK
- a CDS encoding putative bifunctional diguanylate cyclase/phosphodiesterase — encoded protein: MKETSVDLWIKDFIELTDTQFERFEQAIKSERGFWLYDIKEKKIYLSDGVVYLTIQSENIEDYVKKLMAENEFIHLLNLAKESIENKQNGFSIRVKLKEGRWIFVCATILYKKGIPFRIVGTFEDVTPHVSCDLRLNRYIELIAYYDDVTGLPNRNFLNEKIRERIEESKKENSKFWVIFIEVGNFSYINEIFGHAVGDEFLKSIAMEIKKFLPREWIFSRFGGDEFVVVTTDVEKASVVQIVENLVERFSRSWSVMGKWLYTNINIGIAGYPQDGTEADTILQNAEIALTMAKKRGKDMGKSLYEFYERSMTEEILRRVEIESEILRGIQNKQFFLVYQPKVSRDGRTVVGFEALLRWNSQRGILTPDKFIQIAEESGLVYDLNRLILDIVCRDIKYIKENGFKKVPVAINLSGKEFAMYNMIGILSEYLEKHDVTSKDIEIEVTERIILNNLELSKEIFNELYEKGIKISIDDFGTGYSSLELLLTLPIHALKIDKKFISRIEFFGNEYVIVKNIIYMAKEMNLKTIAEGVERKEQYEILKELGCDEFQGYYFSKPMRIEEVAELRKQDESLEIQ
- a CDS encoding ribulokinase; this encodes MAKFSIGIDFGTQSGRAVLVNVETGEEVATSVKEYTHGVMDESLPDGTKLPHDWALQHPQDYIEVLATTVPDVLKKAGVSKDDVIGIGIDFTACTMLPIKKDGTPLCMIDKFKSHPHAYVKLWKHHAAQKYANRLNQIAQERGEKFLQRYGGKISSEWLFPKIMQILEEAPEIYEEADKFIEAADWVVMKMTGVEKRNSCTAGYKAIWSKREGYPSKEFFMALHPRLENVVDEKLSRDIYPIGQKAGELTEEMAKLMGLNPGTAVAIANVDAHVSVPAVGITDIGKMLMIIGTSTCHMLLWNEEKMVPGICGYVEDGILPGFYGYEAGQSCVGDHFEWFVENCVPPTYYDEAKQKGLNIYQLLKEKAKVLRPGQSGLLALDWWNGNRSILVDADLTGMMLGMTLTTKPEEMYRALIEATAYGTKIIIDNFNEHGIEVRELYACGGIAEKDELLMQIYADVTGLEIKVSASPQTPALGSAMFGAVAAGKEKGGYDSIFEAAKKMAKLKDYSYKPNPQNHEIYKKLYREYRILHDYFGRGANDVMKRLKEIKEEVSKI
- a CDS encoding GntR family transcriptional regulator; the encoded protein is MIKINLYGQDDDKMSKTKYEIIKDFIIEGINSGKFKEGEKIYSENMLSRKFKVSRHTVRRAIMELEFEGLLVSQKGRGTFVAKKSADSSKCIAVLTTFISDYIFPLIIRGIEKVIAHEGYGLLLFSTDNSYEFERYHLESIINNPNIDAVIIEPTKSTLPSKNQELYRKLIQKDIPVIFINTILEEIAQNYIITKDQSAVYRLTCSLIKSGCKKLLGIFKGDDLQGIKRYSGFEKACREAQAEFDAIFFTSEEYNFVHNRAAEVISRERFDAAVCYNDKIALPLCVKLKEMGFRIPQDISVTGYDNSLLSTLTDIKLTTVEHPKEKLGEMAAKAAVAMIKKNRKGVKEEVECEIIFRNSTKGGF